In a genomic window of Phaeodactylum tricornutum CCAP 1055/1 chromosome 6, whole genome shotgun sequence:
- a CDS encoding predicted protein translates to MKKEKMLSLWIAARAVWSLQEGIYSVASRKQTRLEMRMASFAFLGGNPKIPQSTAERDRQAIGAVKAAIVSPRAPSCGLIECEFPTLSALNKMGDGSLRSANEVDQANIEFVSKLFRAISPPLPFLGPRTWLIISSAASSSFCEKAAKATGGADSTIYLKEGIPSIGGRDVCVLVSPSISKDYEIAKRLVSNGNKVVIVNGLAKDQKSIPENATMAFFLKPLTYNSQVAGYLVRIYPGAWTALDAASGATLGTFSDTEILVPGTNTPDLRAAVRQVQTCVDERAIKARQSS, encoded by the exons AtgaagaaagagaaaatgCTGTCGCTTTGGATAGCTGCGCGCGCGGTCTGGTCTCTCCAGGAAGGTATCTATTCCGTCGCTAGCCGTAAGCAAACTCGACTGGAGATGAGAATGGCTTCCTTCGCTTTTCTCGGCGGAAACCCCAAGATCCCACAATCAACAGCGGAAAG AGATCGCCAGGCTATTGGCGCAGTGAAGGCTGCAATTGTTTCACCACGAGCACCCTCCTGCGGGCTTATTGAATGCGAATTTCCTACTCTGAGCGCTCTCAATAAAATGGGCGACGGATCATTACGGTCAGCTAATGAAGTGGACCAGGCAAACATAGAATTTGTGTCTAAGCTATTCCGGGCGATttctcctcctcttcctttcttgggcCCGAGAACATGGCTTATAATCAGCTCTGCTGCGAGCAGTAGCTTTTGTGAGAAGGCCGCTAAAGCCACAGGGGGTGCTGATTCAACAATTTACTTGAAAGAAGGCATACCTAGTATTGGCGGCCGTGATGTGTGCGTTCTCGTGTCGCCTTCGATATCTAAAGACTACGAGATTGCCAAACGACTCGTCAGCAACGGGAATAAAGTGGTTATAGTAAATGGGTTGGCCAAGGACCAGAAGAGTATTCCCGAAAACGCGACTATGGCATTCTTTCTGAAACCCTTGACATATAATTCGCAAGTGGCTGGCTACCTTGTACGAATTTATCCTGGAGCCTGGACAGCCCTTGACGCGGCAAGCGGAGCCACACTTGGAACATTTAGCGATACCGAAATACTAGTTCCCGGGACAAACACCCCAGACCTCCGGGCTGCGGTGCGACAAGTGCAAACTTGTGTTGATGAACGTGCCATCAAGGCAAGACAATCCAGTTAG
- a CDS encoding predicted protein — protein sequence MKLPFLVASTLVWRLVMAADCELSSTSSAPITQSLSGLSAVSFQGFKPLINRFEGEPLLKIIRWSTDPIVEISGNKLVVSKASCDSSSLPESSSTLLSKISLSLLGTASLLTFLGGPTASILSLGFAVATGAYIPAAFAHGDSCDAVIEVEIHGPAKSNGAIYMEEMILVDDYDGEEDSLHFTADPAWALRVNASRNFRQTASGSVYNYRNKTTILNQPPSVTAKDDVVFDIPANVVRPDTDEEILMLSVLEMAALLRQGSLTSVELTNMALSMLEMYDPEYNMLEVELKELALNVAAEADAMFANGTIVSEIQGIPFAIKDTYDVKGYATMYGSWEFMDNIREEESPLVTYAVQAGVVPLFKSSVPQLTWGTANYKGTVYSCLNGGYSAGAGGSGGSSIGSGTAVCLGVVPVAICEQTGSSCQSPAIANGISTIIPALGTFSRENNGLYSFESDRPGLLCRDLMSCAVFYNRMRGKSAGDLQSRDVPFADPSKEDLSTYSIGFVDNSDTDGWPLAWDTPFKGQRNNVVTALQAFGADVITEDSITNFMQPTQLYTDFMESNIRNTVSFDWYWLNVEGFFEEVFKYGAEEGAMAYGPVWVGQNFNFDNGSHRSHVGASAYAYLDSLWLFGYAAERAMYPMLQTMPDVVVHFAQSELNGAYDGNLIKRAGINTVHIPEFYWNTTNETFVDWTGSRPIDYYEGTTVSAAMITCESKKYEPVKALAVCYQLQQSLVPGGKLISPNKDIIREALQSGAHDLDCPYDWSDKRPGYLDSYPVDVRENVVSKLGNIGNRPTCPAPG from the exons ATGAAACTTCCTTTTCTCGTGGCATCAACTTTGGTTTGGAGGTTGGTCATGGCGGCCGACTGTGAGCTTAGCTCGACGTCGTCAGCTCCCATTACTCAGAGCTTAAGCGGACTGTCAGCTGTTTCCTTCCAAGGGTTTAAGCCCTTGATCAACCGTTTTGAAGGGGAGCCTCTGCTCAAGATTATCAGGTGGAGCACTGACCCTATCGTAGAAATTTCTGGCAACAAGCTTGTTGTCTCCAAAGCATCTTGCGACTCTTCGTCACTTCCAGAATCGTCTTCGACTCTTCTATCTAAAATAAGCTTGTCGTTGCTTGGCACTGCCAGCTTACTCACTTTTCTTGGAGGTCCAACAGCATCAATTCTTAGTCTGGGGTTCGCAGTGGCTACAGGGGCCTACATACCCGCTGCTTTTGCACATGGGGACTCTTGTGATGCTGTTATTGAGGTGGAAATCCACGGGCCAGCTAAGTCGAATGGGGCTATATACATGGAGGAGATGATTCTCGTTGACGACTATGACGGCGAAGAAGATTCCTTGCACTTTACCGCCGACCCGGCTTGGGCCTTGCGAGTCAATGCGAGCCGCAATTTCCGTCAAACTGCCTCAGGATCCGTCTACAACTACCGCAACAAG ACAACTATCCTCAACCAACCACCCTCGGTGACGGCGAAAGACGATGTAGTTTTTGATATTCCGGCAAATGTTGTTCGTCCTGACACCGACGAAGAGATTTTGATGCTATCTGTTCTAGAAATGGCAGCCCTCCTCCGCCAAGGAAGTTTGACGTCTGTTGAGCTCACTAATATGGCTTTGAGCATGCTCGAAATGTATGATCCTGAGTACAATATGTTGGAAGTGGAGCTTAAAGAACTTGCTTTAAACGTCGCTGCCGAGGCGGATGCCATGTTTGCCAATGGCACAATCGTTTCCGAAATCCAAGGCATTCCATTTGCTATTAAGGACACGTACGATGTGAAAGGCTATGCTACCATGTATGGCTCGTGGGAGTTTATGGACAATATCCGGGAGGAAGAGTCCCCTTTGGTAACGTACGCTGTCCAGGCTGGTGTGGTGCCTCTTTTTAAGTCATCGGTTCCACAACTGACTTGGGGAACTGCTAATTATAAGGGTACAGTGTATTCTTGTCTCAATGGTGGATACTCGGCTGGGGCTGGTGGTTCAGGAGGATCTTCTATTGGTTCAGGAACTGCCGTTTGCCTAGGGGTTGTCCCGGTTGCAATCTGCGAGCAGACGGGCTCTTCTTGCCAGTCACCAGCAATTGCCAATGGCATTTCCACCATCATTCCTGCCCTTGGAACATTTTCTCGAGAAAACAATGGGTTATACTCGTTTGAATCAGATCGTCCCGGCTTGCTCTGCCGAGACTTGATGTCTTGCGCCGTGTTTTACAACCGCATGAGAGGGAAGTCTGCAGGTGATCTGCAGTCTCGCGATGTTCCTTTTGCGGATCCTTCCAAAGAGGACCTCTCCACGTACTCTATTGGTTTTGTGGATAATTCAGACACGGACGGTTGGCCGTTGGCTTGGGACACTCCATTCAAAGGGCAGCGCAACAATGTCGTGACGGCACTACAAGCCTTCGGTGCTGACGTGATTACCGAAGACAGTATCACCAATTTCATGCAGCCAACACAGTTGTATACAGATTTTATGGAATCAAATATTCGCAATACTGTTTCTTTCGACTGGTATTGGTTGAATGTTGAAGGATTTTTCGAGGAAGTCTTCAAATATGGGGCGGAGGAAGGGGCAATGGCCTACGGCCCGGTTTGGGTGGGACAAAA CTTCAATTTTGACAATGGTTCCCACCGTAGTCATGTAGGGGCATCTGCCTATGCGTACTTGGATAGCCTCTGGCTGTTTGGCTACGCGGCCGAAAGGGCAATGTATCCCATGTTGCAGACAATGCCAGATGTTGTTGTACACTTTGCCCAGTCCGAACTGAATGGGGCGTATGATGGCAACTTGATCAAACGGGCCGGGATTAATACAGTACACATTCCGGAGTTTTACTGGAATACCACCAACGAAACTTTTGTCGATTGGACAGGATCTCGTCCCATTGACTATTATGAAGGTACAACGGTGAGCGCAGCCATGATTACTTGCGAGTCAAAAAAGTATGAACCTGTCAAGGCACTTGCGGTCTGTTACCAACTCCAGCAAAGTCTCGTTCCGGGTGGCAAGCTTATTTCACCCAACAAGGACATTATTCGTGAGGCATTGCAATCGGGCGCGCATGACTTAGACTGCCCTTACGATTGGTCCGACAAGCGCCCAGGGTATTTGGACAGTTATCCGGTAGATGTGCGCGAAAATGTTGTGTCAAAGCTGGGCAACATCGGGAACCGTCCCACTTGCCCGGCCCCCGGA